A window of Carassius carassius chromosome 44, fCarCar2.1, whole genome shotgun sequence contains these coding sequences:
- the LOC132126477 gene encoding suppressor of cytokine signaling 7-like isoform X2, giving the protein MNNAQDMSPDFVLMRLVSAAEDDRLDEENGNLSSVAIKGNFECTQNHGHISAVNKAPQASGTEAPDSGVMANRPALSAPPPPLHSAEAHGYDLTHRGGMGPQLLVFRNISRDSEGFVESRSEDQRRAFENQAALVSESGAVDAQHPPTWTLHPQLKLPAVATDTDGAELCHRHRLITDNQDWPPVLDHKTSSVKAQRQLHQLPDGPVLELARKFGELGVAPVPDFLLKDGELQRCSCQSVLGSAGIRQGEDPTETSDALLVLEGLGSEEVNGLGINACQKTESQNAEPGAFALKCFPSVVSGGLCSPACCLLRDSVNTRPQAPASDRLTPEVPSQTKPSQGTPCSSQASTPKSRPDRSATRAHLSSASGGEKTLKVPGKSRKGSLKIRLSKLFRTKSCSGSNNLLDKRPSVTFSISSAGSLVDMSGASGGEQDTASQPGLTRAQSAFSAASFASVFTGETVSLVDVDISQRGRNSPHPPTPPPPPRRSLSLLDAFFRALPHSVQSQTETPAPARVAPPPILCPLRGADSSSFTASLRELERCGWYWGPMNWEDAEMKLRGKPDGSFLVRDSSDPRYILSLSFRSQGVTHHTRMEHYRGTFSLWCHPKFEDRCHSVVEFIERAIMHSKNGKFLYFLRSRVPGLPPTPVQLLYPVSRFSNVKSLQHLCRFCIRQLVRIDHIQELPLPKPLIVYLRKFYYYDAEEEMYLSIKGMRQAAGVEQEAESET; this is encoded by the exons ATGAACAACGCGCAAGATATGTCTCCCGATTTTGTCTTGATGCGCCTGGTCTCCGCGGCCGAGGATGACCGCTTGGACGAGGAGAATGGGAATCTGTCGTCGGTGGCTATCAAGGGGAACTTTGAATGCACACAGAATCACGGCCACATCTCGGCGGTGAACAAAGCTCCGCAGGCCAGCGGAACGgaggcacctgactctggagtgatgGCGAACAGACCTGCGCTGTCTGCGCCGCCGCCTCCTCTTCATTCAGCCGAGGCCCACGGTTACGATCTCACGCACCGAGGTGGAATGGGGCCTCAGCTGTTGGTGTTCAGAAACATATCGAGAGACTCCGAGGGATTCGTCGAGAGCAGGTCGGAGGATCAGCGGAGAGCTTTTGAGAACCAAGCGGCGCTTGTTTCCGAGTCTGGCGCTGTGGATGCTCAGCATCCGCCTACATGGACGCTGCATCCGCAGCTCAAGCTGCCAGCGGTTGCTACGGACACGGATGGAGCCGAGCTGTGCCACCGGCATCGCTTGATCACCGACAACCAAGACTGGCCGCCGGTGTTGGATCACAAAACGAGCTCGGTGAAGGCGCAGCGGCAGCTGCATCAGCTGCCCGACGGTCCTGTGCTGGAGCTGGCGAGGAAATTCGGCGAGCTGGGAGTCGCTCCGGTTCCCGATTTTCTCCTCAAGGATGGCGAGCTGCAGCGCTGCTCGTGTCAAAGCGTGCTCGGCTCGGCTGGAATCAGACAGGGAGAGGACCCGACCGAGACCAGCGATGCGCTGCTGGTGCTGGAGGGCCTCGGGTCAGAGGAGGTGAACGGCCTGGGCATCAATGCGTGCCAGAAGACCGAGTCTCAGAACGCGGAGCCGGGTGCTTTTGCGCTCAAGTGTTTCCCCTCGGTGGTGTCCGGGGGACTTTGCTCGCCGGCGTGTTGCTTGTTACGAGACTCTGTAAACACCAGGCCTCAGGCTCCTGCCAGCGACAGACTGACTCCAGAGGTCCCGTCCCAAACCAAACCCAGCCAGGGCACCCCGTGCTCCAGCCAGGCGTCGACGCCGAAGTCCCGGCCGGACCGGAGCGCGACCCGGGCGCATCTTTCCTCTGCGAGCGGAGGAGAGAAGACTCTGAAAGTACCAGGGAAATCCAGGAAGGGCTCGCTTAAAATCCGTCTGAGTAAACTTTTCAGAACTAAAAGCTGTAGTGGCTCTAACAACCTTTTGGACAAGAGACCTTCAGTCACGTTCTCCATATCCTCGGCGGGCAGTTTAGTGGACATGTCCGGAGCGAGCGGTGGAGAACAAGACACGGCCAG CCAGCCTGGACTAACAAGAGCACAAAGTGCTTTTTCTGCGGCCTCTTTTGCTTCCGTTTTTACAG GAGAGACCGTGTCCTTGGTTGATGTGGACATCTCTCAGAGAGGCAGGAACTCCCCTCATCCTCCCACTCCTCCACCTCCCCCTCGACGGAGCCTCAGTCTGTTAG ATGCTTTCTTCCGGGCACTTCCACATTCCGTCCAATCACAAACGGAGACGCCGGCCCCTGCTAGAGTGGCCCCGCCCCCAATCCTGTGTCCACTGAGAGGAGCTGATTCCAGCAGCTTCACTGCCAGCCTGAGAGAGCTGGAGCGG TGTGGCTGGTATTGGGGCCCGATGAACTGGGAGGATGCTGAAATGAAGCTGAGAGGAAAGCCAGATGGCTCATTTTTGGTTCGGGACAGTTCAGACCCACGATACATCCTCAGCCTCAGCTTTCGCTCACAGGGAGTCACACATCACACACGCATGGAGCACTAcagag GAACCTTCAGTTTATGGTGCCACCCTAAATTTGAAGACCGCTGTCATTCTGTGGTGGAATTCATCGAGCGAGCCATCATGCACTCAAAAAATGGGAAATTCCTCTACTTCCTACGTTCACGTGTACCTG GGTTGCCCCCGACCCCTGTACAGCTGCTCTATCCGGTCTCACGCTTCAGCAATGTGAAATCCCTCCAG
- the LOC132126477 gene encoding suppressor of cytokine signaling 7-like isoform X1, with protein MNNAQDMSPDFVLMRLVSAAEDDRLDEENGNLSSVAIKGNFECTQNHGHISAVNKAPQASGTEAPDSGVMANRPALSAPPPPLHSAEAHGYDLTHRGGMGPQLLVFRNISRDSEGFVESRSEDQRRAFENQAALVSESGAVDAQHPPTWTLHPQLKLPAVATDTDGAELCHRHRLITDNQDWPPVLDHKTSSVKAQRQLHQLPDGPVLELARKFGELGVAPVPDFLLKDGELQRCSCQSVLGSAGIRQGEDPTETSDALLVLEGLGSEEVNGLGINACQKTESQNAEPGAFALKCFPSVVSGGLCSPACCLLRDSVNTRPQAPASDRLTPEVPSQTKPSQGTPCSSQASTPKSRPDRSATRAHLSSASGGEKTLKVPGKSRKGSLKIRLSKLFRTKSCSGSNNLLDKRPSVTFSISSAGSLVDMSGASGGEQDTASQPGLTRAQSAFSAASFASVFTGETVSLVDVDISQRGRNSPHPPTPPPPPRRSLSLLDDIGGPQPGPFLVSVMGASLQSLPLPLPPPPPLHATIQHSLSLNDAFFRALPHSVQSQTETPAPARVAPPPILCPLRGADSSSFTASLRELERCGWYWGPMNWEDAEMKLRGKPDGSFLVRDSSDPRYILSLSFRSQGVTHHTRMEHYRGTFSLWCHPKFEDRCHSVVEFIERAIMHSKNGKFLYFLRSRVPGLPPTPVQLLYPVSRFSNVKSLQHLCRFCIRQLVRIDHIQELPLPKPLIVYLRKFYYYDAEEEMYLSIKGMRQAAGVEQEAESET; from the exons ATGAACAACGCGCAAGATATGTCTCCCGATTTTGTCTTGATGCGCCTGGTCTCCGCGGCCGAGGATGACCGCTTGGACGAGGAGAATGGGAATCTGTCGTCGGTGGCTATCAAGGGGAACTTTGAATGCACACAGAATCACGGCCACATCTCGGCGGTGAACAAAGCTCCGCAGGCCAGCGGAACGgaggcacctgactctggagtgatgGCGAACAGACCTGCGCTGTCTGCGCCGCCGCCTCCTCTTCATTCAGCCGAGGCCCACGGTTACGATCTCACGCACCGAGGTGGAATGGGGCCTCAGCTGTTGGTGTTCAGAAACATATCGAGAGACTCCGAGGGATTCGTCGAGAGCAGGTCGGAGGATCAGCGGAGAGCTTTTGAGAACCAAGCGGCGCTTGTTTCCGAGTCTGGCGCTGTGGATGCTCAGCATCCGCCTACATGGACGCTGCATCCGCAGCTCAAGCTGCCAGCGGTTGCTACGGACACGGATGGAGCCGAGCTGTGCCACCGGCATCGCTTGATCACCGACAACCAAGACTGGCCGCCGGTGTTGGATCACAAAACGAGCTCGGTGAAGGCGCAGCGGCAGCTGCATCAGCTGCCCGACGGTCCTGTGCTGGAGCTGGCGAGGAAATTCGGCGAGCTGGGAGTCGCTCCGGTTCCCGATTTTCTCCTCAAGGATGGCGAGCTGCAGCGCTGCTCGTGTCAAAGCGTGCTCGGCTCGGCTGGAATCAGACAGGGAGAGGACCCGACCGAGACCAGCGATGCGCTGCTGGTGCTGGAGGGCCTCGGGTCAGAGGAGGTGAACGGCCTGGGCATCAATGCGTGCCAGAAGACCGAGTCTCAGAACGCGGAGCCGGGTGCTTTTGCGCTCAAGTGTTTCCCCTCGGTGGTGTCCGGGGGACTTTGCTCGCCGGCGTGTTGCTTGTTACGAGACTCTGTAAACACCAGGCCTCAGGCTCCTGCCAGCGACAGACTGACTCCAGAGGTCCCGTCCCAAACCAAACCCAGCCAGGGCACCCCGTGCTCCAGCCAGGCGTCGACGCCGAAGTCCCGGCCGGACCGGAGCGCGACCCGGGCGCATCTTTCCTCTGCGAGCGGAGGAGAGAAGACTCTGAAAGTACCAGGGAAATCCAGGAAGGGCTCGCTTAAAATCCGTCTGAGTAAACTTTTCAGAACTAAAAGCTGTAGTGGCTCTAACAACCTTTTGGACAAGAGACCTTCAGTCACGTTCTCCATATCCTCGGCGGGCAGTTTAGTGGACATGTCCGGAGCGAGCGGTGGAGAACAAGACACGGCCAG CCAGCCTGGACTAACAAGAGCACAAAGTGCTTTTTCTGCGGCCTCTTTTGCTTCCGTTTTTACAG GAGAGACCGTGTCCTTGGTTGATGTGGACATCTCTCAGAGAGGCAGGAACTCCCCTCATCCTCCCACTCCTCCACCTCCCCCTCGACGGAGCCTCAGTCTGTTAG ACGATATAGGTGGGCCACAGCCTGGGCCTTTCCTAGTGAGTGTAATGGGGGCCTCCCTGCAGTCTCTCCCTctgcctcttcctcctcctccccctctccATGCCACCATCCAGCATAGTCTCAGCCTCAATG ATGCTTTCTTCCGGGCACTTCCACATTCCGTCCAATCACAAACGGAGACGCCGGCCCCTGCTAGAGTGGCCCCGCCCCCAATCCTGTGTCCACTGAGAGGAGCTGATTCCAGCAGCTTCACTGCCAGCCTGAGAGAGCTGGAGCGG TGTGGCTGGTATTGGGGCCCGATGAACTGGGAGGATGCTGAAATGAAGCTGAGAGGAAAGCCAGATGGCTCATTTTTGGTTCGGGACAGTTCAGACCCACGATACATCCTCAGCCTCAGCTTTCGCTCACAGGGAGTCACACATCACACACGCATGGAGCACTAcagag GAACCTTCAGTTTATGGTGCCACCCTAAATTTGAAGACCGCTGTCATTCTGTGGTGGAATTCATCGAGCGAGCCATCATGCACTCAAAAAATGGGAAATTCCTCTACTTCCTACGTTCACGTGTACCTG GGTTGCCCCCGACCCCTGTACAGCTGCTCTATCCGGTCTCACGCTTCAGCAATGTGAAATCCCTCCAG